A segment of the Micromonospora sediminicola genome:
GAGGCGCGCGCGGCCCGCCTGCGCGAGGCGGTGGACGCCCTGGGCGCCGGCCCGGGCCGGGTCGTGGTCAACACGCACCACCACGGCGACCACACCTTCGGCAACGCCGCCTTCGGCCCGGGGACGACGGTGGTGGCCCACGAGCGGGCCCGGGTGGAGATGGCCGAGACCGGGCTCGCCCTGACCGGGCTCTGGCCGGACGTGGACTGGGGCGACGTGCGGGTGGTGCTGCCCACGCTGACCTTCCGTGACGCGCTGACCCTGCACCAGGGGGAGCGGCGGGTGGACCTGCTCCACGTCGGGCCGGCGCACACCACCAACGACGTGGTGGCCTGGTTGCCGGCCGAGCGGGTGCTCTTCGCCGGCGACGTGGTGCTCTCCGGCTGCACCCCGTTCAACCTGATGGGCTCCATCGAGGGGGCGCTGGCGGCGGTGCGGCGGCTGCGCGAGCTGCGGCCGGCGACGGTGGTCTGCGGTCACGGCGCGGTGACCGGACCGGAGGTGTTCGACCCGACCGAGCGGTACCTGCGGTGGGTGCTCGACGTCGCCCGGCACGGGGTGGCGCAGGGCTGGTCGCCGCTGCGCGCGGCGCGCGAGGCGGGCCCCGGCGAGTTCGCCGACCTGCTGGACCCCGAGCGCACCGTGGGCAACCTGCACCGGGCGTACGACGAGGTGCGCGGCGGCGCCCGTGGTCGCCCGTTGGACGTGGTGGCGATTTTCCAGGAAATGGTGGACTTCAACGGGGGGCAGCTGCCCGAGTGCCGGGCCTGACCGGCCGACCGCGGTGCCGGGGGCGGTTCGCGTGAAACGCGACGACCGTCCCCGGCATTCGCCTGCCCGGTTCGTCGGAGAGAGTATTTCCGGTCGGTAAAATTGTGTCGGCAGATGTGTCGAGCGGTCCGGCTTTCGCCGGCACTCGTTTGGAACTTCTGTCGGATAGTGTGTTGCGAGCCCGGCACAAATCACCGACCTCGACCGAATTCCCAGGTCAGCGCGACTGTCCGAAATGGTTGTGGCGTCGGTCACGCCTCGTTGGGTGTCCATCCCCCATCTATGATTGTCGACAGGTGTGAATGCACCGGGGGAATGCCGGTTCGGCCCCCGTCGTGGGAATTGCGAGTGCGGCGGGAAGGTGCGAGTGCCGATCGGCCTTAATTGTCCGTGAACAACGCCTGGCTCGGGGGAATCAAGGTGCGCTTCAATCTGCTCGGTCCGCTGGAAATCGTCGCCGACAACGGTAGGGCGGCGACGCTGAGCACACCCAAGGTGTGCCAGGTGCTCGCCCTGCTGCTCATCCGGCCCAACGAGATCGTCAGCGTCGGCGCGCTGGTCGAGGAACTCTGGGCGGACCACCCGCCCCGCAGCGCGGTGACCACGCTGCAGACGTACGTCTACCACGCCCGGCGCATCTTCGCGCAGCAGGAGCTGGTGCGGCCGGACCGGGAGCTGCTGGTGACGCGGCCGCCCGGCTACCTGGTCGACGTCACCGAGGACGAGGTCGACGCCGCCGTGTTCATCCGGCTCACCCGCCGTGGCCGGACACTGCTCGACGACGGCCGACTCGAGGAGGCGTCCCGGGTGCTGCGGGAGGCGCTCGACCTGTGGCGCGGCGCGGCACTCGCCAACGTCTCCGCCGGCACCGTGCTGCGCGGCCAGATCACCCACCTGGAGGAGCTGAAGATCCGGGCGATCGAGCTGCGGATGGAGGCCGAGCAGCGACTGGGCCGCCACCGGGAGCTGATCCCCGAGCTGCGTGCGCTGGTCTGCGCGTACCCGCTCAACGAGTGGTTCCACGCCCAGCTCATCACCGCGCTCAACCGGTCCGGCCGGCGGGCCGAGGCGTTGCAGGCCTACCACGACCTGCGCCGCATCCTCGACGAGGAACTGGGGGTCCTGCCCACCCCGGAGGTCCAGCAACTCCAGCTGGAGCTGCTCAACATCGGTCACCTGCCGCTGCCCGCCGACCGGGACCGAGCCGGCGTCGAGTTGTCCTCGAGCCCCTCCTGACACGGTACGGGCGACCGCCAGTCGTCCGTACCAGGAGGAGGCAGGACGTGCGCGATCAATTGTCCGAACGAGACGGTCTGCGGGCCGCCGCCGAGCAGGTCGCCGATCTGGCCGGCAAGCGCGCCGGCGCCGCCGAGGCGGAGCGGCGACTGCATCCGGAGGTGGTCCGGGCCGTCCTCGACGCCGGGTTCGCCCGGCACTTCGTGCCGGCCCGCTGGGGCGGCGACGCCGGGACGTTCACCGAGGTGTCCCGGGCGGTGGCGGCGATCGGCGAGAGCTGCGCCTCCACCGCCTGGTACGCCTCACTCACCGCCGGCCTGGGCCGGATGGCCGCCTACCTGCCGGCCGCCGGCCAGGCCGAGCTGTGGCGTGACGGTCCCGATCCGCTGATCGTCGGCGCGCTGATGCCGCTGGGCGAGGCGACACCCTCCGACGGCGGTTGGCGGCTCACCGGCCGGTGGCCGTACGTGAGCGCGGTCGAGTTCTCCGACTGGGCGCTGGTCTGCGCGATGGTCCGGACCGACGGCGGGCCGCGGGCGCGCTTCTTCGCCGTCCCCCGGGCGGCGTACGCGATCGAGGACACCTGGTTCACCGTCGGCATGCGGGCCACCGGGAGCAACACGCTCGTCCTCGACGACGTGCGGGTGTCCGCCGAGATGTCCTTCACCCGCGACGCGCTGGCCGCCGGCACGGCGGCCGAGGCGGACGCGCCCTGTCACCGGGTGCCGCTCAAGGCCGCCAACGGCCTGGGGTTCGCGGCGCCGATCCTCGGCACGGCGACCGGCGCGCTGAAGGTGTGGATGTCGTGGATCGCCGAGAAGGTGCGCACCGCTCCGGCGAACGGCATCACCGGCGGCCCCGGCTACGACGCGGTCCTGGCCCGCTCGGCGGCCGAGATCGACGCCGCCCGTCTGCTGCTGGACCGGGTCGCGGCGGTCGTCGACGGCGGGCCGGTCGGCGCGCTGGAGACCGCGCGCAACGGCCGGGACTGCGCCTTCGCCGTGGACCTGCTGGTCGGCGCCGTCGACCGGTTGTTCCGGGCCGCCGGCACCCGCGCCCAGGCCGACGGCAACGCCCTGCAACGCGCCTGGCGGGACGCCAACGCCGCGGCCAGTCAC
Coding sequences within it:
- a CDS encoding acyl-CoA dehydrogenase family protein, translating into MRDQLSERDGLRAAAEQVADLAGKRAGAAEAERRLHPEVVRAVLDAGFARHFVPARWGGDAGTFTEVSRAVAAIGESCASTAWYASLTAGLGRMAAYLPAAGQAELWRDGPDPLIVGALMPLGEATPSDGGWRLTGRWPYVSAVEFSDWALVCAMVRTDGGPRARFFAVPRAAYAIEDTWFTVGMRATGSNTLVLDDVRVSAEMSFTRDALAAGTAAEADAPCHRVPLKAANGLGFAAPILGTATGALKVWMSWIAEKVRTAPANGITGGPGYDAVLARSAAEIDAARLLLDRVAAVVDGGPVGALETARNGRDCAFAVDLLVGAVDRLFRAAGTRAQADGNALQRAWRDANAAASHVVLQFDPAAAAYAAQAWHRP
- a CDS encoding AfsR/SARP family transcriptional regulator, whose translation is MRFNLLGPLEIVADNGRAATLSTPKVCQVLALLLIRPNEIVSVGALVEELWADHPPRSAVTTLQTYVYHARRIFAQQELVRPDRELLVTRPPGYLVDVTEDEVDAAVFIRLTRRGRTLLDDGRLEEASRVLREALDLWRGAALANVSAGTVLRGQITHLEELKIRAIELRMEAEQRLGRHRELIPELRALVCAYPLNEWFHAQLITALNRSGRRAEALQAYHDLRRILDEELGVLPTPEVQQLQLELLNIGHLPLPADRDRAGVELSSSPS
- a CDS encoding MBL fold metallo-hydrolase, with product MSAPTTPVAPAGRLTEIADGVYAFTQPNGGWCLNNAGVLVGGDGAVVVDTAATEARAARLREAVDALGAGPGRVVVNTHHHGDHTFGNAAFGPGTTVVAHERARVEMAETGLALTGLWPDVDWGDVRVVLPTLTFRDALTLHQGERRVDLLHVGPAHTTNDVVAWLPAERVLFAGDVVLSGCTPFNLMGSIEGALAAVRRLRELRPATVVCGHGAVTGPEVFDPTERYLRWVLDVARHGVAQGWSPLRAAREAGPGEFADLLDPERTVGNLHRAYDEVRGGARGRPLDVVAIFQEMVDFNGGQLPECRA